The Methanomethylovorans hollandica DSM 15978 genome includes a region encoding these proteins:
- a CDS encoding GTPase, with protein MASYKVMVKDVIRKADVLLEVVDARFPDETRNSEVEAEIVRAKKPFIIVMSKCDLVSQETLEKKKSLLSKIAPVVFISSKERFGTTMLRHRILELANIKDRDILVGSLGYPNTGKSSVINGVVGRHRTSTSSISGHTKGVQLVNAGSRIKFIDTPGVIPFDEHDEYIQGMLGIKDATHLKDPIGVALKIIEKMCAENRTALEAFYKVTIESQDSYDVLELIGRQANCLKKKGEVDDTRVGIRIVNDWQRGLLLV; from the coding sequence ATGGCAAGCTACAAGGTAATGGTAAAGGATGTCATCAGAAAGGCTGATGTCCTGCTTGAAGTGGTAGATGCCCGTTTTCCGGATGAGACAAGGAACAGCGAGGTGGAAGCTGAAATAGTACGTGCAAAGAAACCTTTTATCATAGTCATGAGCAAATGTGATCTTGTATCTCAGGAAACCCTTGAGAAAAAGAAATCCCTCCTGTCTAAGATTGCTCCTGTTGTATTCATATCCAGCAAAGAGAGGTTCGGCACAACAATGCTAAGGCACAGGATCCTTGAACTCGCCAACATTAAGGACCGGGACATACTTGTCGGAAGCCTTGGATATCCCAATACCGGGAAATCTTCCGTAATCAATGGCGTGGTAGGAAGGCACAGAACCAGCACTTCTTCCATCTCAGGCCACACAAAAGGGGTACAGCTCGTGAATGCTGGTTCCCGGATCAAGTTCATCGATACCCCGGGAGTGATACCTTTTGATGAGCATGACGAATACATTCAGGGGATGCTTGGTATAAAGGACGCTACTCATCTGAAGGATCCCATAGGGGTGGCTTTGAAGATCATAGAGAAAATGTGTGCTGAGAACAGAACTGCCCTGGAAGCCTTCTACAAGGTGACCATCGAGAGCCAGGACTCTTATGATGTGCTCGAACTCATTGGCCGGCAGGCAAACTGCCTTAAAAAGAAAGGAGAGGTAGACGATACACGGGTAGGTATACGCATTGTGAACGACTGGCAGCGGGGATTGCTGCTGGTGTAG
- a CDS encoding efflux RND transporter permease subunit: protein MSVKQIFEKIGEFVEKSPKKILATAIILMLLSFIGAGLIEQRSGTDTFVKKNSETYQNYDHLYKQNFGSEVIVVLVESDDVRESEVLEAINSFDRIIEQDKDVENVVSMASLIKSASYSATGRSEIPDDNTILTLIDQLPSAYVEQFMPDTTHTLIMIQMPGSINEDNKKRVLAQVEKTVEIVDFPAGTTAVATGEPAYIIAMSEEMTSSLGSMLFLAFVLMIIGLKIVFRHVRWSLLPIPVILVGLIYTFGAMGLLSIPMTMASMAVFPILIGLGADYAIQFQSRIEEELAKGESAEEAIIDTIKHTGPAVAIAVTATSLGFIALFISPVPMIQDFGKMSLVGVILCYLVAMFVLVALLYRLDRRSLEKEAEKNLKKELNGNKTTAEPTTEHNSPLGTFLARVSLLTTKHYMIVIVLASIFAIAGLYADEHVGVQTDTKDFVPQDMQALQDLNKLNRVMGGSDQLSIIIRADDIMDPDLLQWMVDFSELEEERHNQITGSGSIGSLIYSGYGSIPSDKDTVISITDSMSSVITDQYIEGGNLGVLNLKLESNLQTQQVSNIIEAVENDLQWYAPPPGVTVTVTGNKVTETSIIGALTSGRTAMGYLGMAIIFIGMLLIYRDWMKSLATILPIVMVTGWLGGVMYLSGMEYNPLTATLGALAIGIGAEFTILMLERYFEERDRGLEPLDAMETAALRIGPAILASGFTVIFGFSALVASSFPMLRGFGIVTVIAVAFSLFSTIVVLPPIMVNLDRWRSGRKASKKYIEDNKVNI, encoded by the coding sequence ATGTCTGTAAAACAAATATTTGAGAAAATTGGGGAATTTGTAGAAAAATCACCCAAAAAAATACTTGCGACAGCCATTATCTTGATGCTATTGTCATTCATAGGTGCAGGCCTGATAGAACAGAGAAGCGGTACAGATACATTTGTTAAAAAGAATTCTGAGACATACCAGAACTATGACCATCTATACAAACAAAACTTTGGTAGTGAGGTCATAGTTGTACTTGTGGAATCTGATGATGTAAGAGAGTCCGAAGTGTTGGAGGCCATTAACAGCTTTGACAGGATAATTGAGCAAGACAAGGATGTAGAGAATGTAGTCAGTATGGCATCGCTCATCAAAAGTGCATCCTATTCTGCAACAGGCCGTTCAGAGATTCCTGATGATAACACCATCCTGACATTGATCGACCAATTGCCATCTGCTTACGTTGAGCAGTTCATGCCAGACACCACACATACGCTCATAATGATCCAGATGCCTGGCAGTATAAATGAAGATAACAAGAAAAGGGTCCTTGCTCAAGTAGAAAAAACAGTAGAGATAGTTGACTTTCCAGCAGGTACCACTGCTGTGGCCACTGGTGAGCCGGCATACATAATAGCGATGTCAGAAGAAATGACCTCCAGTCTTGGAAGCATGTTGTTCCTTGCTTTCGTTCTGATGATAATAGGGCTTAAGATAGTTTTCAGACATGTTAGATGGTCCTTGCTTCCAATACCGGTTATCCTTGTGGGCTTGATTTATACATTTGGAGCCATGGGTTTGCTGAGCATTCCCATGACTATGGCATCAATGGCAGTATTTCCAATCCTTATCGGACTGGGAGCAGATTATGCGATCCAGTTCCAGAGTAGGATCGAAGAGGAGCTCGCAAAGGGAGAGTCTGCCGAAGAGGCAATAATCGATACGATAAAACACACGGGGCCTGCAGTAGCTATTGCGGTCACGGCAACATCTTTAGGTTTTATAGCGCTGTTCATTTCTCCTGTTCCCATGATACAGGACTTTGGAAAGATGAGTCTTGTAGGAGTGATCCTGTGTTACCTTGTTGCAATGTTCGTGTTGGTCGCTCTACTATACAGGCTCGATAGAAGATCATTGGAAAAAGAAGCAGAAAAGAACTTGAAAAAAGAACTTAATGGAAATAAAACAACCGCAGAGCCAACAACAGAGCATAACTCACCTCTTGGGACATTCCTTGCAAGAGTTTCTCTGCTGACAACAAAACACTATATGATCGTCATCGTACTAGCATCTATTTTTGCAATTGCGGGACTATATGCAGATGAACATGTCGGAGTACAGACAGACACAAAGGACTTTGTGCCTCAGGACATGCAGGCACTTCAGGACCTTAACAAGCTTAACAGGGTCATGGGGGGTAGCGACCAACTAAGTATAATAATCAGGGCAGACGACATAATGGACCCGGACCTGCTACAATGGATGGTCGATTTCAGTGAACTGGAAGAGGAACGCCACAACCAGATAACAGGCTCTGGCAGCATTGGTTCATTAATATACTCTGGCTATGGCTCAATACCTTCTGATAAGGACACAGTAATTTCTATAACAGACAGTATGTCTTCTGTCATTACTGACCAGTACATTGAAGGCGGGAACCTTGGTGTTCTTAACCTTAAACTTGAGAGCAATCTGCAAACACAACAGGTATCTAATATCATTGAGGCAGTTGAAAATGATCTGCAGTGGTATGCTCCTCCGCCTGGGGTCACAGTCACTGTCACGGGCAATAAAGTAACAGAAACTTCCATTATAGGTGCCCTTACATCAGGCAGGACTGCCATGGGTTACCTGGGAATGGCTATTATCTTTATAGGCATGTTACTGATCTACAGGGACTGGATGAAATCCCTGGCAACAATACTGCCTATAGTGATGGTCACGGGATGGCTCGGCGGAGTGATGTACCTGTCGGGTATGGAATACAATCCGCTTACAGCCACACTCGGTGCTCTTGCAATAGGGATAGGGGCAGAGTTCACTATCCTTATGCTGGAACGTTATTTTGAAGAACGTGACAGGGGACTGGAGCCACTTGATGCCATGGAGACGGCTGCACTTAGAATAGGACCAGCGATCCTTGCATCAGGTTTTACTGTGATATTCGGTTTTTCAGCTCTTGTAGCATCATCATTCCCAATGCTGCGTGGTTTTGGGATCGTTACGGTGATAGCTGTAGCTTTTTCATTATTCAGCACCATTGTCGTCCTGCCACCTATTATGGTTAACCTAGACAGGTGGAGATCAGGACGCAAAGCATCAAAAAAATATATAGAAGATAATAAGGTGAATATATGA
- a CDS encoding COG1361 S-layer family protein, with the protein MITLKNLKFISIAILLLSSMQFASAGIDENVVAEIASDYYDVYGSPNLIANLACDEVFERGEKGILYVNILNNGQITGFEANEDEIEDDIDEYGETLTRTYMSSELLSDRAITTADSMTATLSLVDPDAPIKIEQDTLLLGSLNAGKSLSTPAEFPIEIYDNAKAGTYDLQLYIAYRSQKDSAVTPPYGDTNYWYEDMNQTMILQVVVEEEPYFRIDNVESDLRAGDEKTINVTYTNTGEQIARECIARISVVDPFTTTDDQAYLGDMHPGESRTAIFDLNVAKDATVKEYSISSEIKYKDEQDKSQYSDNLKLPVYVGPAESLNASVAVGLVLLVGIIGTPVYMISRKRKQNNYKKYLDNKETKANDK; encoded by the coding sequence ATGATCACTCTTAAAAATTTAAAGTTTATTTCGATCGCAATTCTATTACTCAGTAGTATGCAGTTTGCATCTGCGGGTATAGACGAGAATGTTGTCGCTGAAATTGCAAGCGATTACTATGATGTGTACGGATCTCCTAATCTGATAGCAAACCTCGCTTGTGATGAAGTGTTTGAGAGAGGAGAAAAAGGCATCCTTTATGTGAATATACTGAACAATGGGCAGATCACAGGATTTGAAGCCAATGAGGATGAGATAGAAGATGATATAGATGAGTACGGTGAAACACTCACCCGCACTTATATGTCAAGCGAACTTCTGTCAGACCGGGCGATAACAACAGCAGATTCTATGACAGCAACACTTTCACTTGTTGACCCCGATGCTCCCATAAAGATAGAACAGGATACTTTACTCCTGGGTTCACTGAACGCCGGCAAATCCCTATCTACACCCGCCGAATTCCCTATAGAAATATACGACAATGCAAAAGCTGGCACTTACGATCTGCAGCTTTATATTGCATACAGGTCCCAGAAGGATTCTGCGGTAACACCTCCTTACGGTGATACCAACTACTGGTATGAGGATATGAACCAGACAATGATCCTTCAAGTAGTCGTTGAAGAAGAACCGTATTTCAGGATAGATAATGTTGAATCTGATCTGCGGGCTGGCGATGAAAAAACCATCAATGTAACATATACCAATACAGGAGAGCAGATAGCACGTGAATGTATTGCAAGGATAAGTGTTGTAGATCCTTTCACAACCACAGACGATCAGGCATATCTGGGAGACATGCATCCCGGCGAGTCAAGGACCGCAATATTCGATCTCAATGTGGCAAAAGATGCGACCGTAAAGGAGTATTCAATAAGCAGTGAGATAAAATATAAGGACGAACAAGATAAAAGCCAATATTCGGATAATCTTAAATTACCTGTGTATGTTGGTCCTGCAGAATCCCTTAATGCCTCTGTTGCAGTTGGACTTGTGCTTCTTGTAGGTATCATCGGTACTCCGGTATATATGATCTCCAGGAAGAGGAAGCAGAATAATTACAAGAAATATCTGGATAACAAAGAAACAAAGGCAAATGACAAATAA
- a CDS encoding TrmB family transcriptional regulator yields the protein MNNLIESLQQLGLTTYEAKVLIALTRYGSGTVADIHALSGIPRSAVYGVITKLDDKGIIETQHTKPMRYRTLFPNQIIDRLKVNYENAVETSLEQLEKIYHAPDTLVEEDGVWNISGVKNVTDKIVQMLDSAKEEIILALTYPSLDKATETYPVMEIITTKLQEKIDKGLKVKITINEQQARCGQQTGKNPICGAEVRVYSTEDSAHPLKGGIIVIDDKELLIVTVKDDPTPPNLTATWYNGKEQVSIFRHFIEVEWNASRPLER from the coding sequence ATGAACAACTTGATAGAATCACTTCAACAACTAGGTCTGACAACCTACGAAGCTAAAGTGCTCATAGCACTTACACGCTATGGTAGCGGAACTGTGGCGGATATCCATGCATTATCGGGTATCCCCCGCTCTGCCGTGTACGGGGTGATCACCAAACTTGACGATAAAGGAATTATCGAGACACAGCATACCAAACCCATGCGTTACAGAACACTATTTCCGAACCAGATCATTGACAGGCTGAAAGTGAATTATGAAAATGCTGTTGAAACATCTCTTGAGCAACTTGAGAAGATTTATCATGCACCTGATACCTTAGTAGAGGAAGATGGAGTATGGAACATCAGTGGTGTGAAGAACGTTACTGATAAGATAGTCCAGATGCTGGACTCGGCTAAAGAAGAAATAATACTTGCATTAACCTATCCTTCTTTGGACAAGGCCACCGAAACATATCCTGTCATGGAGATCATCACAACAAAACTTCAGGAAAAGATAGATAAGGGTCTTAAAGTAAAGATCACTATCAATGAACAGCAGGCAAGATGTGGTCAGCAGACAGGTAAAAATCCTATTTGTGGTGCAGAGGTAAGAGTCTATTCCACAGAAGACAGCGCTCATCCTTTGAAGGGGGGAATTATTGTGATCGATGATAAAGAACTTCTTATCGTCACAGTTAAAGATGATCCTACTCCCCCTAACCTTACTGCCACATGGTACAACGGAAAGGAACAGGTTTCAATTTTCAGGCATTTTATAGAGGTAGAATGGAATGCATCCAGACCTCTGGAACGCTGA
- a CDS encoding small ribosomal subunit Rsm22 family protein produces MKDSEKEIISTLKYVCHMKHEFMLSEIKNYITSDMSVEQIYDIIKPFLYELDIDAIPEGADFRMRLSPPATVMQLTEEEVKKTEIFLRSAVVSAKLQTVIEQYISKKTAKQWDDPVVLDRIRKAVVGQKNAYWREGSSRKISYEKGYNVLGYLAYHFPVYFVQFQHMLYDMAQAGILKTRMKILDVGTGPGTVPLAIADFYKRLEGRKADIYCVELYDENIEAFNSLVPNYASDSINLHEPVRSDIRKIKPESLPENIDLMVFSNVLNEIKDITIEQKADIVLKMAQRLASDGSILVIEPADRANSVELRRLSIALKEAGLGIYAPCSFIWGAGCSLEECWSFGQKQDINPTLLMRKLAECDEPYRYINTDIKYSYFIVRKDGLTKECYRVAPKAKFARFSKMSTHKDKRINVVCSLMSGDLGDEKYSLYKMCDGTSRKAVYAVIPWHNVTEDNSLIKRADYGEILELYDVLVNYNKEKDAYNLLLSKGSTVYRAGDERDD; encoded by the coding sequence ATGAAGGATAGTGAAAAGGAAATTATTTCCACTCTTAAGTATGTCTGCCACATGAAACATGAGTTCATGCTGTCGGAGATAAAGAATTACATTACAAGTGACATGTCCGTAGAACAGATCTATGATATTATTAAGCCATTTCTGTACGAGCTGGACATTGATGCCATTCCGGAAGGTGCTGATTTCAGAATGAGGCTGTCTCCTCCTGCAACAGTGATGCAACTTACCGAGGAAGAAGTAAAGAAAACTGAGATTTTCTTAAGGTCTGCAGTGGTGTCGGCAAAACTGCAAACAGTTATCGAGCAATACATCAGCAAAAAGACCGCAAAGCAGTGGGATGATCCGGTCGTTCTGGACAGGATCAGAAAAGCAGTCGTAGGTCAGAAGAACGCTTATTGGAGAGAAGGCAGTTCCAGGAAGATCTCTTATGAAAAAGGCTACAATGTGCTGGGATACCTTGCTTATCACTTCCCGGTGTATTTTGTGCAGTTCCAGCATATGTTATATGACATGGCTCAGGCCGGTATTCTCAAAACACGCATGAAGATCCTTGATGTGGGCACAGGTCCGGGCACAGTGCCTCTGGCTATTGCCGATTTCTACAAAAGGCTGGAAGGTCGCAAGGCCGACATCTACTGTGTGGAACTGTACGATGAGAATATCGAGGCTTTCAACTCCCTTGTTCCAAACTATGCTTCGGATTCCATAAATCTGCACGAGCCTGTAAGATCAGATATACGTAAAATAAAGCCAGAAAGTCTGCCTGAGAATATCGACCTTATGGTGTTCTCGAATGTGCTCAATGAGATAAAAGATATTACCATAGAGCAAAAAGCGGACATCGTGCTAAAAATGGCTCAAAGACTGGCATCTGATGGCAGTATACTTGTAATAGAGCCCGCAGACAGAGCAAACTCAGTGGAGCTACGCAGGCTGAGCATTGCGCTCAAGGAAGCTGGTCTTGGCATATATGCCCCATGTTCCTTCATATGGGGTGCAGGCTGCAGCCTTGAAGAATGCTGGAGCTTCGGGCAAAAGCAGGACATCAATCCAACACTCCTGATGCGCAAACTTGCAGAGTGTGATGAGCCGTACCGTTATATCAATACTGACATTAAGTACTCTTATTTTATAGTAAGAAAGGATGGCCTAACCAAAGAGTGCTACAGAGTCGCGCCCAAAGCAAAGTTTGCACGTTTCTCCAAAATGAGTACGCACAAAGATAAGCGTATCAATGTAGTATGTTCCCTAATGTCAGGTGATCTGGGTGATGAAAAGTACAGCCTTTACAAAATGTGCGACGGCACTTCCAGAAAAGCAGTCTATGCAGTAATTCCATGGCATAATGTGACTGAGGACAATAGTCTTATTAAACGGGCAGATTACGGAGAGATACTGGAGCTTTATGATGTACTCGTGAACTATAATAAGGAGAAGGATGCCTATAATCTTCTTCTTAGCAAAGGAAGTACAGTTTACCGGGCAGGTGATGAAAGAGACGATTAA